The following are encoded in a window of Spea bombifrons isolate aSpeBom1 chromosome 2, aSpeBom1.2.pri, whole genome shotgun sequence genomic DNA:
- the NCDN gene encoding neurochondrin, protein MTEQPEASTDHGSRNSTLDRCLEVLKGAKTDSEQFAALLLVTKCARAGELDDEARHRIFDAVGFSFPNRLLFSKSTPDGCPTHLFRGLGVTLLACFCTVPSLATHPQVLNKIPIFNETVATPCQKDDKDLASMVEDAYQCLAGILASPQGAKHLVSADTVSSLCQAYMNHNHCGEQAFQILTSLLTSMPAKCWKKSRSDLRLLLTKVTLEFSQVEDSRKFQLAEVLPTFLPTSPILSETTWGKECLKYLCNGLFKILGSKLSVTQRDPALKLGACLAHTYGSSWILAETKAERAKCLALLVNLACVEVRMALEDAEPLDSRQTFVTACYSIIEMGVQECIKEEERPLLSEEQKLQLTRVMQEACGSVMHYLQLKGWEKMDDPFTLASVRMLGAWLAEETSCLKKEVLNLLPFLLHYMRTCYQRGVACRSLPKEVSQVAMLSSKWGAVWPGDPIRFLLPGLCHLSAEEAPRRVLISEGAPALLCDYFLQQWEVFSGVENECAENRTVAELSLQSCCGVFLNLVVTEPTLIGQESCFATLMTHLMHCLPGLLPRKGHLVLAANIVTLGVMMGRLLAETPVLQENLSQDFFSSVIQFLSCCHVTSSSPDSSKPNMSLSDDYADVWEEISELWFLGVQAFASCVPLLPWLSSLVLKSGWLQAILNIFEKVSPSSVSSDMVTVLQPLLVELSQNSPACRELVLQQEGIGLANLYGMAALEQSLSETLTTKHSG, encoded by the exons ATGACTGAGCAGCCAGAGGCGTCCACGGATCATGGCAGCCGGAATTCCACCCTGGACCGATGTCTGGAGGTCCTGAAGGGAGCAAAAACTGACAGCGAACAGTTTGCGGCGCTACTTTTG gtCACCAAGTGTGCCCGAGCTGGAGAACTGGATGATGAGGCAAGACATAGGATTTTTGACGCTGTTGGCTTCTCGTTCCCAAATCGTCTTCTTTTTTCGAAGTCCACTCCTGATGGATGCCCAACCCACTTATTTCGGGGTCTGGGAGTAACACTGCTGGCTTGCTTCTGTACCGTCCCCTCTCTAGCCACTCATCCGCAGGTCCTCAACAAGATCCCCATCTTCAATGAAACAGTGGCTACACCATGCCAAAAGGATGACAAAGATTTGGCTTCCATGGTAGAGGATGCCTATCAGTGTCTTGCTGGTATTTTGGCTTCTCCACAGGGGGCAAAACACCTTGTATCTGCTGATACTGTATCATCCTTGTGCCAGGCCTACATGAATCACAATCATTGCGGTGAACAAGCATTTCAGATTCTAACCTCTCTGCTCACCTCCATGCCAGCCAAATGTTGGAAAAAAAGCCGCTCAGACCTTCGGCTCCTTTTAACAAAAGTCACTCTGGAGTTTAGTCAGGTGGAAGACAGTCGTAAATTCCAGCTAGCTGAGGTTCTTCCTACCTTTCTCCCCACTTCACCTATTTTGTCAGAGACTACTTGGGGCAAGGAGTGTCTGAAGTATCTATGCAACGGTTTGTTTAAGATCCTGGGCAGTAAACTTAGCGTTACACAGCGTGATCCAGCTTTGAAATTAGGGGCCTGTCTTGCACATACCTATGGCTCGTCTTGGATATTGGCAGAGACCAAGGCTGAAAGAGCAAAATGCTTGGCTCTGCTGGTGAACTTGGCCTGTGTGGAAGTGAGGATGGCTCTGGAAGATGCCGAACCCCTGGATTCAAGACAGACTTTTGTGACTGCATGTTATTCCATCATTGAAATGGGCGTACAAGAGTGTATCAAGGAAGAGGAAAGGCCTTTATTAAGTGAGGAGCAGAAACTGCAGCTCACCAGAGTCATGCAAGAGGCCTGTGGTTCAGTCATGCACTATTTACAACTG AAAGGATGGGAAAAAATGGATGATCCGTTCACGCTGGCTTCTGTGCGTATGCTGGGCGCATGGCTGGCTGAGGAAACCTCCTGCTTGAAAAAGGAAGTCCTAAACCTGCTGCCTTTCCTGCTGCATTATATGAGGACCTGCTACCAACGAGGTGTGGCCTGTAGGAGTTTGCCAAAAGAGGTCTCCCAGGTCGCGATGTTAAGTAGCAAGTGGGGAGCCGTATGGCCTGGAGACCCGATAAG GTTTTTGCTTCCTGGCTTATGCCACCTAAGTGCCGAGGAGGCTCCGCGCAGAGTACTGATCTCTGAAGGGGCTCCTGCCTTGCTCTGTGACTACTTCCTGCAGCAATGGGAGGTCTTCTCCGGAGTAGAGAACGAGTGTGCAGAGAACCGGACTGTAGCTGAGTTGAGTctccagagctgctgcggtgtGTTCCTCAATCTGGTGGTAACCGAGCCAACACTTATTGG ACAGGAATCCTGCTTTGCAACCCTGATGACACATCTCATGCACTGTCTCCCTGGTCTGTTACCAAGAAAAGGTCATTTGGTCCTGGCAGCCAATATTGTCACTCTGGGTGTGATGATGGGCCGATTACTAGCAGAGACTCCAG tTTTGCAGGAAAATCTGtcacaggattttttttcaagTGTCATTCAGTTCCTCAGTTGTTGCCATGTGACCTCCAGTTCCCCAGACTCTAGCAAGCCTAACATGTCGCTGTCGGATGATTATGCCGATGTATGGGAGGAGATCTCTGAACTGTGGTTCCTGGGTGTACAAGCCTTCGCCAGCTGTGTCCCTTTGCTGCCATGGCTGTCTTCCCTAGTGCTGAAGTCTGGCTGGCTTCAGGCCATACTCAACATCTTTGAGAAAGTCTCCCCATCATCTGTTAGTTCTGACATGGTAACTGTGCTGCAGCCCCTTCTTGTAGAGCTctcccaaaacagccctgccTGTAGAGAGCTCGTACTACAGCAAGAAGGCATCGGGCTGGCTAACTTATATGGAATGGCTGCTCTAGAACAGAGTTTGTCAGAAACCTTGACAACAAAACATTCTGGATAG